From the genome of Arthrobacter russicus:
TCGAAAGCGGCCGCTGGCCGTCCGACGTCCTGCTTGGCTTCCGCACTCCGGCGACCAGCAAATCCGCGGCGGCTTGGAATGCCGGGCATCTCGCCGCCCTGCCCTTCCTGAAAGTCGGCAGCTGGGCCGCGTTGGCCGGCGGCCTGCTGTTGGCCGCCGCAGGCTTCCTCACCAACGGCCTGGCCGGCGGTGCGCTCATCCTGGTGATGGTGGGCGTTTTCTGCTGGGTGGTGCCGTTGGGGATCTTGTTCCTGGGCGGTTTCAAGGCCGATCAGGTCGCCAACGCCACCAAAGGCTGAGCCGCCCGCACAGCAGGTCGCTCCCAGCTCCGGGGGCGCCCGCCGTCGCCCTGCGCATCCGCCGCGGCGGCAAGTCACCGATCCCAGGCCGAACCGTTACTATTCTGCACAGGAACGAATGATTGGGGACGCCATGCCGAACGCCACACCTGCTCTCGCCGGTAATCTGAGCCGGATCCTGCCGCGCATGATGCGCCGCGATCCGCATGAACCGCACCGCGCGGCAACGCCGCTCGAGCTCTTCTTCGACCTGGTCTTCGTGGTCGCCGTCGCTGCTGCCGGCAAGGCCCTGTTCAGCTTTGAGGGCGAAGGCAACTTCGGCGTCGGGTTGCTCGGCTTCGCAATGTCCTTCATCGCAATTTGGTGGGCCTGGATGAACTTCACCTGGTTCGCCAATTCCTACGGCACCGACGACTGGTATTACCGGGTGCTGACCGTGGTCCAGATGGCCGGCGCACTCGTCTTCGCGGCAGGTGTGCCGGGCATCGCCAATCCGGACAATCCGGATTTCACGCTCGGCGTGCTCGGCTATGTGCTGATGCGCATCGCGATGATCGCGCAATGGCTTCGCGCCGCGTACAGCGATCCGGAAGGCCGGAAAACCGCACTCGCCTACGCGCTCGGCATCGCCGTGGTGCAGGTTTACTGGGTCTGCTACCTGTTCCTCATTCCGAACGAACTCAAGCTCGGCATGTTCTGGCTGGGCATGATTCTGGAAATCAGCGTCCCGGTGATCGCGGAACGGTTCAAAACCACCCCGTGGCACCGGCACCACATCACCGAACGTTACGGCCTGTTCACCATCATCGTGCTCGGCGAATCAGTCCTCGCCTCGACCAACGCCGTCGTCGAGGCGGCCGCCGAAGCCCAGAAAGCACCGGAGCTGCTGGACAACCTGATCCTGGTTGCGAGCACCGGCTTCGTGATCGTCGCCTGCTTGTGGTGGATCTACTTCGCGCTGCCGCAGCACGAGTTGATCACCAATCTGCGCACCGGGCTGTTCTGGGGTTACGGGCGCTACTTCGTCTTCGGCGCGGCGGCTGCGGTGTCCGCGGGCATCGAAGTGGCGCTGGCCGTGGAGACCCATAAAGCCACGCTTGAATCCGCGGCGGCAGCCGCTGCACTGTGCATTCCCGTTGCGGTCTTCGTGTTCTTCGTCTGGCTGCTGATCGTCCGGCCGCAATGCACCACGGCCACCAACCTGGTGATGCCCGGCGCAGCGGTGTTGATCGCGCTCAGCGTCTTCGCGCCTTACTCGCTGCAAATCACCGCCGGGATCCTGGTGCTACTGGTGGTCTTGCTCACCGTGCACACGGTACCGAAGCGGACCAAACACCTGGTCTGATTGCTCCCTGTCGTTTCTGCCCGCCGAACCGGCCGGTTTAGCGGGCAGAAACGACGATGTCCCACTGAGTTCGCTGACTCAGTGGGACATCGTCGTTTCCAGGCTCTGGAACTAGGCTTCGAGTGCGGCCAGCGCCTTCGGATCGGAATCGTTCAAGAAAACCGTGATCCGCTCGGCCTCTCCGCTTTCGCCGATCGCCCGGGCGGCCCGGCCCAACGCATAGAGCGCGCGCAGGAACCCGCGGTTCGGCTCGTGCGACCAGGGCACCGGTCCAACTCCGCGCCAGCCGTTGCGCCGCAACGCATCGAGGCCGCGGTGGTAGCCGGTCCGGGCGTAGGCGTAGGACTCGATGGTGCGGCCCTCGGCAAAAGCTTCGTCTGCGAGGATCGCCCAGGGCAAGGACGACGCCGGGAAGCCGGCGGCCAGGTCCTCGGCCTCGTCTCCGGCGGCAACCCGGGCGAGCAGCTCGGTCTCCTCCGGAAGCAGGGTCGCGTCCGGGCCGAGCAGGTTGGTCCGGAATTCGTCCGACATGTTCAGAACGTCTTCCCGGCGGAGCCGAGCTCCTGGGCGGCCAGGACCACGCGGGCAGCCAGGCCGGCTTCGGCCGAAGCACCCCAGACACGGGGATCGTAGAGCTTTTTGTTGCCGACCTCGCCGTCGACCTTGAGCACGCCGTCGTAGTTCTTGAACATGTGGTTCGCCACCGGCCGGGTGTAGGCGTACTGGGTATCGGTGTCGATGTTCATCTTGATCACGCCGTAGGAGACCGCATCCGCGATCTCCTGCGGTGAAGAGCCGGAACCGCCGTGGAAGACCAGGTCGAAGGGGTTGGCCTTGCCGAGCTTGGCACCGACCTGCTCCTGGATCTCCTTGAGGATCTCCGGGCGGAGTTTCACATTGCCGGGCTTGTACACGCCGTGCACGTTGCCGAAGGTCAACGCCGTGATGTAACGGCCGTTCTCCCCGGAACCCAAGGCTTCCACCGTGGCCAGGCCATCGGCGACCGTGGAGTACAGCTTGTCATTGATTTCATTGTCGACGCCGTCTTCTTCGCCGCCGACCGCGCCGATCTCTACCTCGAGGATCATCTTGGCCGCGGAGGTGCGGGCCAGCAGTTCACGTCCGATGCGCAGGTTTTCCTCCAGCGTTTCCGCCGATCCGTCCCACATGTGCGAATTGAAGATCGGGTCTTTTCCGGCCTTCACCGCGGCTTCGGATTCGGCGAGCAGCGGGAGCACGAAGCCGTCCAGTTTGTCCTTGGGGCAGTGGTCGGTGTGCAGCGCGATGTTCACCGGGTAGTTCTTCGCGACTTCCCGGGCGAACGCGGCAAAAGCCAGCGACCCCACGACCATGTCCTTCACCGAAGCGCCGGACCAATAAGCGCCGCCTCCGGTGGAGACCTGGACGATGCCGTCCGAGCCGGCGTCGGCAAAGCCCTGCAGCGCAGCGTTGAGGGTCTGGGACGAGGTCACGTTCACCGCGGGGTAGGCGAATCCGCCAGCTTTGGCGCGGTCGATCATCTCGGCATACTGATCAGGCGTTGCGATGGGCATACAGGCTCCTTGACGGTCTTCGGTTCAGCGGCTTGAGCACCGCACTACGGGGCGGCTGCCGCTCTGGGCACCATCCTAATAGGCGGAGAACGGCGGGAGCCAGCAGTTCGCCATGAACTGCCGGCTCCCGGTCACCTCCGGTTCGGCCTTGCCGGCCAGGCGATGCCGCTCAGCGGCTGACCAGCCCGGCGAACAACGCCAACTTGAAGTTCACGCTGCCCAAGCCAGTCACATCGTCGTAGCCCTTGGCGGTCTTGAGCGAGGTGTCCTGGTCGAGCGTGTTCAGGTATTTGTTGCCGGAAGCCGCACTCGTATACGCCAGCGCCACCGGGGTTTTCGGCGGCTGCACATCGGTGAACACCGAGGGCACGAGTTTGCTCAGCTTGTACAGCGCGGGGTTCGCGAACCCGAAGACATTGCCGCTGATCTGCTGTGCGACCGCAGCCTGACCGGCAGCCAGCGGGGTGGCCAACGAGGTGCCGCCGATCGACTCGGTCAGGTAGTCGCCGGTCTGCAGGGTCTCGTCATCGACGATCGGGCTCAGCCCGATCAGCATGCCGGTGTACGGATCGGCCAGCGAGGCGATGTCCGGGGAAACCCGGTGCCCTTTGGCCAGTGAGTCGGGCACGACGCCCTTCTGGTATGCGGGCTGGTCGAAGACCGCGCTCACCCCGCCGCCGGCTCCGCCGCCCTGCCGCTGGCCGGGCGCGGGGCTCTCGTATGCCGTGCTGCCGTCCGGGTTGCTGATCACTTTGTCCAGCCGATTCCCCCAACCGGTTTCGAAAAGGTAATTGCCGGCGCGGTCGACCTCCAACGACGTGCCGCCGACCGAGGTGACCCACGGCGAGCTGGCCGGGAAATCGGGCGAGGGGTAGCCCAGCTTGGCCGCCTGATCGCCGTTGTCCCCGCTGGAGAAATACAGGCCGATACCCTCTCCGGCAGCCTGCAAGTGGATGTTGACCGTGCCGTCGATGACGTCTTGGGGCAACGCCTCACCGACGTTGCCGTAGCTGTTCGAAACGATGTTGGCCAACTTGCCGTCCAAAATCTTGGACATCGCAACGTCCAGTCCGCCACCGCAGTTGAAGCCGCCCACATAGAGGATGTTGGCCTGCGGAGCGGTCGCGTGCACCGAGTCGACGTCGAGCGACTGCTCGCCCTGCCAGCCGCTGGGGAACTGGCAATTGGCCTGGTCGCTGAACTCCGCCGGGGTCGGCACGATCTCCCGGTAGCTCTTGCTGTCCATCGCCGGCAATCCGTTGTCCTTGGAGTACCGGTTGATGTCCGCCAGCATGCTCGGCGAGGCGTAGGCATCGATGATCGCCACGGTTTGACCGGCGCCGCCGAAGAGCTTTTTACCGGCCGGATCGTTGGGCAACCCGTAAGCACTGCGCACCTGGCTGGGCGTATAGCCGCAGCCGAAGGTGCTGAAAGCGGTCTTGCCGTACGCCTCGGGCAAGCTGTCTTGATGCTCGTTGTAATAGTTCGAGCACTCCGCAGACGGCTTCGGCTTGGGCCTGGCCTGATCGGTGCCGATTCCGGCCGACGGATCGGATTCCTCGAAATCGCCCGCCGTGCGGTTGGTCGGCTTGGTGTTCAACCGGCCTTGGTCGATGCTCAGACCCTGCACCAGCGGCGCGATGGCCGGCGCCACCCGGGGCACCGAGCTCGGCCCGACCAGCGTGCTGCCCTTGAAGTTGTAATTGTGCAGCGTGGTGTTGAACGCGGCCGACATCTGGGTCGCCGTGCCGCGGAACACTACATAGAGCCGGCTCTGCGGGACCGCGGTGATGCTGAACCCCTGCGCCTTGAGCTGACCGACGACTTTGTCGGAATCCTGCTGGCTCGGGGCGAAGCGCTTGATCCAGGCATCCGGGGTCAGCCACTTTTTGAAGCCGGGGTTGCCCGGGGTGGAAACCGCAGTGGCCAAGGCTTCGGCCCCTGCTTTGTCCCGCAGCGGCAGGTAGATTTCACCTTCCACCGTGGTGTCGTCTGCCGTGATCCCCTGATCGTTGGCGGTATTGGCCCAGCTGGGCACCGCGTCGGGGAAGGAGTTGTCGATGGAAACCGGCGAAGCGATCGCCGCCGTCGAACCCAAAGCCAGGACACACGCCGTCGTGGCTCCGATGGCTACTGCTTTTTGCAGCCATCGAGAATTCATCCGTGGATTTTTCATTCAATTTCTTCCACTCTTCAGGCACCCTTTGTGCCTGCACGAGGTTGATCGTAAGCCCGACGGCGCGTGGAAAATAGGTTTCTCAGGCAATTATTTCCGGAAGCGTCGAGATTCGCCTTAAAGCGGCTTTCCCAGCATTCTTCGCTGGAAGAATGCTGGGAAAGCAGGGTTAATTTTCCGGGCGTTCCGAGTCGGTCAGACTGCCCAACAGTTGTTCGTCGCCGGCAGTCCGGCGACCCGGCCTTCGAGGAAGCCGAACAGGTTCGGCAGCAATGCGGCATATCCGCCCACGTGGGTGGGTACCAAGGTATTCGTCCATTCCACAGTGCTGCCTTTGGCACACCAGCGCTTGGCGAACTCGCGCGCCTGCTGGGCCGGGATGACGTCGTCGAACAGGCTCTGGCCGACCATCACCGGAGCGCTCGGCTTGCCGACCACGCCGAGTTTCTGTTTGTCGAGAACCGTCTTGAGCGGACCTGAAGTCGTCAGCTGGGAGAGTTTCTTGCCGGAATTCGTCAGGGTTCCGGTATTCAGGAACGCCGCCGAGGGAAGCGTGGTGAAGAGGCATTCCTGCGCCGTCTTGGCCAGCGTTGCCTGGCCTTTGGCGTTGGCATAATCGGCGACATTGAATCCTTCTGCAGCAGCCAGGCCATTGACCGCATAGAGCAGGAACCCGGTGTAAAGACCGCCGTCGATGTTGCTGGCCACCGCCTGCAGGTCCGCCGGGACCGCACCGGCATAGGTGCCGATCAGCTTCAGCTCCGGCGCATAGGCCGAGGCCAGCTCGGCCGCGGAAGCCGCCGCGCCGCCGCCCTGCGAATAGCCCACAATGCCCACCCGGGTGTTCGCGGTCAGCCCAGGGATATTCAGGTTGAGCGCAGCCCTGGCCATGTCCAGCACCGCGTGCCCCTGGGATTCCCGGGCCAGATAGGTGTGCATGCCGTCGGTCCCGAGGCCTTCGTAGTCGGTGATCGCCACCGCATAGCCGCGGGCGAGCAGGCCTTTGATCAGCAGGCCTTCGTATTCCTGTCCCATCGCGAGCAATTTGCTGGGCGCACAGCTGTCGCCCTGGCCCTGGGTTCCAGGGGCCACCGTGACCAGCGGACGCGGGCCGAAGCCGATCCAACTGCCTTGCGGCATCAAGACCGTCCCGGTGACGCCGATCGGCTTGCCCTGGTTGTTGGTGCTCTTGTACATCACCCGGGTGACATTGGCCCCGGAAGAAATCAACTTGAGCGGATCGACGAAGAAACTCGAGGGCTGCTGCCGGATCAAGTCGCCGTTGTTGGCCGGAAAACTGGTGGGCGCTTGATAGAAGTCCGCCGGCGCAGCTTCTGTAGCGGGGCTGGCTGCCTGGGCGTTCGCGGTGCCGAGCACCAAGGACCCGGTCAGCGCGAGCGCGACCATTCCGGCAGTGGCGATTCTGCGTATTGCGGTACTGGATTGGCGCATACTCTTATCTCCATTGATAATCGCCCGAACGGGCTATCGAGTGTGACACCTTTCACATTACTGGCCAGTAACTTACCGCTACCGTTTCGTTATCCACTCGTTACCTGAGAATCCACGCCGCGCGCTCTCCGCAGGCCCGTCCAATTGACAGGTTCAGTGGGCTAGGACGTCTCTGCCCACTGAAAGTTCTGATTGGACGGGCGTGGGAAGGAACGGATCGACACCGGGAATCCTAGACCGACTGGTGGAACACGTGCCGGCGGATCCAGGCGTGCATGGCGATCGCGGCAGCAGCCGAGGCGTTGATCGACCGGGTGGAGCCGAACTGCGCGATGGAGAGCGTCGCCTCGGCTTTCTCATGCACCGCATCGGTCAAGCCCGGCCCCTCCTGGCCGAAGACCAGAACGCATTTGCGCGGCAGGTCATAGGTCTCCAGCGGCACCGAATCCGGGAAGTTGTCGATCCCGATCACCGCGATGCCTTCCGCTTCGGCCCAGGCCACGAAGTCTTCGACCGTCGGGTGGTGCCGGACGTGCTGATACTTGTCGGTGACCATGGCGCCTCGCCGGTTCCAACGGCGTCGGCCGATGATGTGCACCTCTTTGGCCAAAAAGGCATTCGCGCAACGCACCACGGAGCCGATGTTCAAGTCGTGCTGCCAGTTTTCGATCGCCACATGGAACTCGTGCCGGCGCGCATCCAGCTCGGCGACGATCGCATCGTGTTTCCAGTAGCGGAATTCATCGACCACATTCCGGCGGTCGCCCTCGGCCAGCAATTCCGGATCCCAATGCTCGCCGACCGGCCATTCGCCCGACCAAGGGCCCAACCCCACCGGGTCCACCGGCCCGACCGGCTCTTCGGATCCACTCGACGGATCGGCAATCGCCGGAACTTCGCCGTCGTCTTTCAGCTCATCGCTCACCTGACTACCCTACTGGCAGCAGACTGCCCGGCCGGAACCGCACCGGCCGGGCAGTGTGCCAACGCTTACAGCGCCGCGCAGTTGTTGACTGCGGGCGAACCGTTCACCCGCGCAGCCAGAAAACCGAACATCGTCGGCAGGAATCCGGCTGCGGCCCCGACGTGCGTCGGGACCACCGAATTCTCGAACTGCACCGTCGCGCCGCCTTGGCACCACTGCTGCGCCATCGCTTTGGTCTGCGTCGGCTCGATCACATCATCCAAGAGACTCTGCGCAACCAGGACCGGGAACTTGGTCGGCGCGGCCTTGCCGATCAGCTGCTTTTCCAATGCGGCCCGGATCGTCGGATCGGTTTGCGCCAGCACACTGAGCTTCTGGCCCGACAGCGTGTACTTGGCGGTGTCCTGGAAGGCGCTCGGCGCGATCGACTCCACGGTGCAGAGCCCGTCGTTCTGGGCGATCGCAGCCAAGCCGGCGGCGTTGGCGTACTTGGTCAGATCGATGTTTTCCGCGGTTGCGATCCCGGAGACCGCACTGAGCAGGAAGGCCTGGTAGAGGCCGCCCTCAAGGAATTTCGCCACTTCCAGCAGATTGGCCGGAACCGCGCCGGCGTATGCGCCGATGATCTTCAGTTCCGGGGCGTAGCTTGCGGCCAATTCGGACGCTGCAGCAGTCGCTTCACCGCCCTGCGAGTACCCGGACAACAAAACCGGCCCATTGCCGGGCAGGCCGGCCAGCCCGGAACGCTGCGCCGCCCGGACGGCATCGAGTACGGCGTTTCCGGTGGCGACCCGGGCCATGTAGGTGGACTTCGGCGCGGTCCCCACCCCTTGGTAGTCGGGAATCGTGACCGCGTATCCAGCCGCCAGGAGGCCTTTGACGATCGCCCCTTCGTAATCTTCGCCGGTTGCCAAGCGCTTGGACGGCGCGCATTGGTCGCCGTTGCCCTTGGTCCCCGGGTTGAAGGCCACCAACGGGCGCTCGCTCACGCCCAGCCAGGGCCGCAGTGGATCCTGCAGTTTCAGCCACGGGGTCTTCGGCATCAACACCGTACCGGTGGCGGCGATCGGTTGCCCTTGGGAGTCGGTGCTTTTGTACATGATCCGCTGCACCTGCGCTTGAGCCGGTGTGAGCTTGAGCGGCTCCAGATAGAAGCTGGAAGCCTCCTGCTTGACGATCGTGCCGTTTTGCGCCGGCAACGTCGCCGGAATCGCGTAGAAGTCTTCGGCCGCATTCGCGGCGCCCAACGGAATGAGCAAACTCGCAGCGAGCGCGGACAACGCCGCAAGCCCGCCGATGGTGTGCCTGGTCTTCATCAGATCCCCTTCTGAACAATCCCCCAACGTGACCCTCGCCACAGCTTAAACTTACCCACGGGTAACTTATCCCTGACAAGCCGTTTCGACTGTGAATCAGACGATTCACAGCAATGCCGAATCGAAAGTCCGGGCTCCCCGCGGCAGCGGACTCCGCCCTTGCCGGGCAGACAGTGAACCGCCCGGTGGCTGATCCAGCGCAAACGGTGGAAGATTGACCCATGGCACATGACGAACCGCGCAACGCCGCAGACATCGAATGTTGGCTCACCGATATGGACGGCGTGCTGGTGCACGAAAACCAGGCCGTCCCCGGCGCCGCCGAACTGATCCAACGCTGGGTGGACACTTCCAAGCGGTTCTTGGTGCTGACCAACAACTCGATCTACACGCCCCGGGACCTCGCCGCCCGGTTGAAGGCTTCCGGATTGGAGGTCCCGGAGGAAAACCTCTGGACTTCGGCGCTGGCGACCGCCGAGTTCCTGAAATCGCAAATGCCGGGCGGCCGGGCTTTCGTGATCGGCGAGGCCGGATTGACCACGGCGCTGCACGAAGCCGGCTTCATCCTCACCGACCAGAATCCCGACTACGTGGTGTTGGGCGAAACCCGGACGTACTCGTTCGAAGCAATCACCCAGGCGATCCGTCTGATCGCCGACGGCGCGCGGTTCATCGCGACCAACCCGGATGCCACCGGGCCGTCGAAGGAAGGCCCCTTGCCGGCCACCGGCGCGATCGCAGCCTTGATCACGAAGGCGACCAATCGCGAGCCCTACATCGTGGGGAAACCGAATCCGATGATGTTCCGTTCCGCGATGAACCAGATCGAAGCCCATTCGGAAACCACTGCGATGATCGGCGACCGGATGGACACCGACATCATCGCGGGCATGGAAGCCGGGCTGCACACCGTGCTGGTGATGACCGGAATCACCCAGCCCGGTGATGTGGAAGCCTACCCGTTCCGTCCGGACCAGACCTTGGATTCGGTTGCGGATCTGATCCCGCTGGTTTAGCGCGAGCTCCAGGGAATGTCGGCAGCCTTGTTGTAGCCGATCCCCATTGCTTCCCAGCGTTTGGAATGCTCCAGGACCCGGCGCACCAACTCCTGATAACTGGGTTGGGTGCTCCGATCCACGCTGGGGCTCCAGCCCAGTTCGGCCACTGCAGGAAGTCTCGGGAAGAGCATGAAATCGGTGTAGGTCCGGGCTGGAGCGTAAACCCGGGTGGGGCCGAACGGCTTGTCACCGAACTGGTTGGCACTGTCGCTCCACAATGAGGCTTCGACGCCGAGCACTGCGGATTCGGCGATCGGCGCTCCACCCAGCACCGTGGTGGGTTCCCAGTTCCACGCGGTACGCAGGTTGATCAGACCGGCCCAGCTGCGGCCGTAGGCGGTCTGATTGTCGTATTTCATGTCCAGATATGAGCGATTCGCCGGCGACAAGACCAACTGGTGGCCCGCGTCGACGGCTTGCCGAGCCATCGCGGCATCGGCCGAACCGGGGGCAGTCCCCCAATATTGCATCACCGCTCCGGCAGGCAAGGGCGCACCCTTGATCCATTCGTGCCAGGCAATCACCTTCTTGCCCGCGGCCGTCGCCACCTCATTGGCCATCGCGGTATAGGCCGTGTACTGCTCCGCAGTGGCTTTCGGCGACTCGTCTCCGCCAATGTGCAGATACCGCCCGGGGTTTTGCGCCGCCACGTCGTTGAGCACCGAGACCAGGAACTTCCGGACTTCGTCCCGGCGCTGCTGGTTCTGCAAGCCGACCAGGGAGATTCCGACGTCGAACCCGGAGTAGGGCGGAATCGCTTTCCCGTCGTCGTTGATCTCCGGAATCGAGGCCAGCGCGGCAGACGTGTGGCCGGGGCCGTCGATTTCCGGCACGATCTCGACGAACCGGCTGCCGGCATAGGCCACCAGGTCGGCATATTCCTGTTTGGTGTAGAACCACGGCCCTGAGCCGGCCACCGGATCGACGGTGCCGGGGGCGAAGCCGCTTTGCGTGCTCGCCCCGGTTTTGGTCAGCTCCGGGTATGCGTCGATCACGGTCCGCCAACCTTGGTCATCACTGAGGTGCAGGTGCAGCACGTTCAGCTTGTACAACGCCATTTGGTCGATGACCCGCTTGACATCGGCCAGCGGCACGAAGCGGCGGGCCGGATCGAGCATTACCGCGCGGTAGCCGAATCGAGGTCCGTCCACGATCTCAGCCGCCGAAATGTTCCATTCCGCCGTCACCTGCTGCCGCGACTCGATGCGGGCCGGCAGGAGTTGCCGCAGAGTCTGCACGGCGCGGAACGCGCCTTCCGGTCCGGCCGCGGAAACCATGACTCGGAGGCTGGAGACCGAAAGCCGGTAGTCTTCTGCCGCCAAGCTCTGGTCCAGTCCGAACTCGATCACCGGACCGGACTGGCTTCCCGCGGCATTGACAACCGCCAGCTGCCAACCGGTAGCCGGAGCGAGCCGGGCCGCCAAATACTCGCCAACCGGACGGAACTGCGCACCGACCACGATTTGCGTCGTCGATTTCAGTTGGAATGTCCCACCGAGGCCGACGACGAAGCTCTTCGGCCACGGGATGATCGCCGGCAACACCCCGGCGACCTGCGGTACCGCAGCAGAGGCCTGGCCTGCCGGCAGCGCCGAAGCCAGCAGCAGCGCAGCCGATCCGGTAGCCAAACTGGTCAGCACTTTTCGCCGTGATGGATCAACCGCCATGTCGGTCAGCCCCCGATGGGTTGTGCGGCTGACCGTCAACGCGACCGCAGCCTGGTTGGTTATGGCGTAAATCTAGTAAACAAGATCATATTCGCTCACATCCCGGCTGCATAGGGCAGACCGCCGAATTCAGTCCAGCCCGAGTTCGTCCTTGCTGAACGCCGCCAGATAACGGACGCCGGTTTCCTGTTCGATCAAGGCCTGCGCGCCGGTTGCGCGGTCCACGATCACGGCGACCGCCTGCACCTCGCCGCCCGCGTTCCGCACGCCTTCGACGGCCTGCAGTGGCGAAGCTCCGGTGGTCGACGTGTCTTCCAGCACGACGACGGCGCGGCCCTGCACCGAAGGCCCTTCGACCTGGCGCTTCATACCGTGCGCCTTCTGCTCCTTGCGCACCACGAAGGCGTCGATCTTCCGGTCCCGGGCCGCCGCGGTGTGCATGATCGCGGTGCCGACCGGGTCTGCGCCCAAGGTCAGGCCGCCGGCCGCCTCGAACTCGATGCCGGCGTCGTCGAGCAGGTCCAACATCACCCGGCCGACCAATCCGCTGGCTTCGTGGTGCAGCGTGATCCGGCGCAGGTCGATGTAGTAGTCGGCTTCTTTTCCGCTGGAGAGCGTCACTTTGCCGTGCACCACGGCAAGCTCCTTGATCAGTTCCAGCAGGCGGGCGCGGGCAGCGGCAGAATCCAAAGTCGAGGTCATGGCAGCAAGTTTATCGGCTCCCACCGGCAACCCCCGATCCGCGCGAACGCACACCTAAAGCAGCGGGAAGCGGGTTAGCTTCGCGGACGACGGCGGAGCGCGAGTACCACGGCGCCCGCGGCCAGTGACCCGAAGCCGAGCAGCAACAGCGGCCAGATCTCGGTGCCGGTTTCAGCCAGCGGACCATTCGACTCGACCGCGGCCGGATTCACCGAGTTGCCCGATCCGCCACCGTCCGATTGACCGTTGCCCGATTGCCCCGCTCCGGCAACAACCAGAATCGCGCTGCTCGCCACAGTCGTGCCGATCAGCACCGCGGTCAGGGTATGCGCCCCCGCGGGCACATCGGCCGGGATGGTCAGCTGCGCAGAACCGGTACCGTCAGCACCGACCGTCAGCGAACCCAACCGAACCGGCGTCGAATGCAACCAGATTTCCACCGAAGCACCAGCATCGAAACCATTCAACGAGACTTTGATCCAACCACCGGCGACGGCGTTCTGTGGGGCTTCGATCTTCGGCGCAGCTGGTTGCACCGAAATCGGCGCAACGATCACTGCTGGCGCGGCCGCAGACACATTCCCGGCCTGATCGCTCGCCCGGTAGAGCAACGACAGCCCGCCGTCGCCAGCGGCCACCGGAGCGCTGTAGCCCTGCCAGGTCTGGCCGCCGTCGAGCGAATACTCGGTGGCGGCGATCCCGGAGCCGGCATCGCTGGCAGCTAGTGCGACCTTCCGGTCGGCAACCGTGGCCGAGACCTCCGGCAGCACGGTGTCGACTTTCAACGCCAGCGATTTGGCCGCCTCGACGTTGCCTGCCTTGTCCGTCGAACGGTATTCGAAGTTCTGCACCCCGTCCGGAACGCTGACCGGAGCGGTGTAATCAGTCCACGCGCTCCCGCCCGAGCGGTATTGTGTCGAAGCAGCCGCCACATTGTCGGTAGCACTCAAGGACACGGTCGGCGCGTTCAGATACCAGCCAGAGCCCGACGGCGTTCCGCTCACCGATGCAGTGGTCACCGGGGCCTCAGTATCCGGGGCCGCACAATTGAACTTCGCATTGCCCCAGATTCCATGCGCACCGTTGATCGCATCCGCATTGGCCGGATCAAGCGAGAGCTCCAGGTACTGCACTCCGGTCAGATCGGTTTTGATCGGCTCCGGGGCAAATCCGGGTGTAAAGGTCCGGCTTTGATAGAGCTGCCGACCATCGCCGTTCACGGTGAAAATGATCTTGCCGCCGAAGTCTTTCTCCAGACCCACCGCAGCACTGAACGAGCTGCATTGACCACCCAGGTAGTAGGTGATCTTGCTCGGCGCGTGTGCACCCAAGCCCTTGGCATAGCTCGGATTCGTGCCGGTTGCCGGATCGGTGTAGTTGATCGCGAGCGGCAAATCGGGAGAATCCACAGCGTCCTTGTTCGCCACGTCCTTGCCGATCACGCCATAACCATTGCTCGCGGACACCCAGGG
Proteins encoded in this window:
- a CDS encoding lipase family protein, translating into MRQSSTAIRRIATAGMVALALTGSLVLGTANAQAASPATEAAPADFYQAPTSFPANNGDLIRQQPSSFFVDPLKLISSGANVTRVMYKSTNNQGKPIGVTGTVLMPQGSWIGFGPRPLVTVAPGTQGQGDSCAPSKLLAMGQEYEGLLIKGLLARGYAVAITDYEGLGTDGMHTYLARESQGHAVLDMARAALNLNIPGLTANTRVGIVGYSQGGGAAASAAELASAYAPELKLIGTYAGAVPADLQAVASNIDGGLYTGFLLYAVNGLAAAEGFNVADYANAKGQATLAKTAQECLFTTLPSAAFLNTGTLTNSGKKLSQLTTSGPLKTVLDKQKLGVVGKPSAPVMVGQSLFDDVIPAQQAREFAKRWCAKGSTVEWTNTLVPTHVGGYAALLPNLFGFLEGRVAGLPATNNCWAV
- a CDS encoding TrmH family RNA methyltransferase, with product MADPSSGSEEPVGPVDPVGLGPWSGEWPVGEHWDPELLAEGDRRNVVDEFRYWKHDAIVAELDARRHEFHVAIENWQHDLNIGSVVRCANAFLAKEVHIIGRRRWNRRGAMVTDKYQHVRHHPTVEDFVAWAEAEGIAVIGIDNFPDSVPLETYDLPRKCVLVFGQEGPGLTDAVHEKAEATLSIAQFGSTRSINASAAAAIAMHAWIRRHVFHQSV
- a CDS encoding lipase family protein; the protein is MKTRHTIGGLAALSALAASLLIPLGAANAAEDFYAIPATLPAQNGTIVKQEASSFYLEPLKLTPAQAQVQRIMYKSTDSQGQPIAATGTVLMPKTPWLKLQDPLRPWLGVSERPLVAFNPGTKGNGDQCAPSKRLATGEDYEGAIVKGLLAAGYAVTIPDYQGVGTAPKSTYMARVATGNAVLDAVRAAQRSGLAGLPGNGPVLLSGYSQGGEATAAASELAASYAPELKIIGAYAGAVPANLLEVAKFLEGGLYQAFLLSAVSGIATAENIDLTKYANAAGLAAIAQNDGLCTVESIAPSAFQDTAKYTLSGQKLSVLAQTDPTIRAALEKQLIGKAAPTKFPVLVAQSLLDDVIEPTQTKAMAQQWCQGGATVQFENSVVPTHVGAAAGFLPTMFGFLAARVNGSPAVNNCAAL
- a CDS encoding HAD-IIA family hydrolase codes for the protein MAHDEPRNAADIECWLTDMDGVLVHENQAVPGAAELIQRWVDTSKRFLVLTNNSIYTPRDLAARLKASGLEVPEENLWTSALATAEFLKSQMPGGRAFVIGEAGLTTALHEAGFILTDQNPDYVVLGETRTYSFEAITQAIRLIADGARFIATNPDATGPSKEGPLPATGAIAALITKATNREPYIVGKPNPMMFRSAMNQIEAHSETTAMIGDRMDTDIIAGMEAGLHTVLVMTGITQPGDVEAYPFRPDQTLDSVADLIPLV
- a CDS encoding beta-N-acetylhexosaminidase, with translation MAVDPSRRKVLTSLATGSAALLLASALPAGQASAAVPQVAGVLPAIIPWPKSFVVGLGGTFQLKSTTQIVVGAQFRPVGEYLAARLAPATGWQLAVVNAAGSQSGPVIEFGLDQSLAAEDYRLSVSSLRVMVSAAGPEGAFRAVQTLRQLLPARIESRQQVTAEWNISAAEIVDGPRFGYRAVMLDPARRFVPLADVKRVIDQMALYKLNVLHLHLSDDQGWRTVIDAYPELTKTGASTQSGFAPGTVDPVAGSGPWFYTKQEYADLVAYAGSRFVEIVPEIDGPGHTSAALASIPEINDDGKAIPPYSGFDVGISLVGLQNQQRRDEVRKFLVSVLNDVAAQNPGRYLHIGGDESPKATAEQYTAYTAMANEVATAAGKKVIAWHEWIKGAPLPAGAVMQYWGTAPGSADAAMARQAVDAGHQLVLSPANRSYLDMKYDNQTAYGRSWAGLINLRTAWNWEPTTVLGGAPIAESAVLGVEASLWSDSANQFGDKPFGPTRVYAPARTYTDFMLFPRLPAVAELGWSPSVDRSTQPSYQELVRRVLEHSKRWEAMGIGYNKAADIPWSSR